A stretch of the Mycobacterium sp. ITM-2016-00317 genome encodes the following:
- a CDS encoding universal stress protein, with amino-acid sequence MAASVMVGYDGSPAANAAINAGAVLFPDAHAWIAHIWTPPFASTKLRRRLRAAAASTDELVELIEREGSREADAIAATGVALAKAAEWDAEPIVKRTIGSDGLRLAQLAEKLDNDVIVVGDRGLGRSEALLGAVSDMVVHYATVPVLVVPNPLLADEAAALTGGPVVVGYDGSAGADVAVDRVRRLFPGREVILAAARDEGVDVTVGPAASGLELVRLREPAGVGRWRERAVADELIGCAESRGAAVLAVGSRGRSATREVLLGSVALAAVHRSRRPVLVVHG; translated from the coding sequence ATGGCGGCGAGTGTGATGGTCGGATACGACGGGTCGCCGGCGGCGAATGCGGCGATCAACGCCGGCGCGGTGCTGTTTCCCGACGCGCACGCGTGGATCGCGCACATCTGGACTCCTCCGTTCGCCAGCACGAAACTCCGGCGCCGGCTGCGCGCCGCCGCGGCCAGCACCGACGAGCTGGTTGAGCTCATCGAACGGGAGGGCTCCCGCGAGGCAGACGCCATCGCCGCGACCGGGGTCGCGCTGGCCAAGGCTGCCGAATGGGATGCCGAGCCGATCGTCAAGCGCACGATCGGTTCCGACGGGCTGCGGCTGGCTCAGCTGGCCGAAAAGCTGGACAACGACGTGATCGTGGTCGGCGACCGCGGGCTGGGCCGCAGCGAGGCGCTCCTCGGGGCGGTCAGCGACATGGTCGTGCACTACGCCACCGTTCCGGTGCTGGTGGTGCCGAACCCGCTGCTGGCCGACGAGGCCGCCGCGCTGACCGGCGGGCCGGTGGTGGTGGGCTACGACGGATCGGCCGGTGCCGATGTGGCCGTCGACAGGGTGCGCCGGCTGTTCCCCGGCCGCGAGGTGATCCTGGCGGCCGCCCGCGACGAGGGCGTCGATGTCACGGTGGGTCCCGCTGCCTCGGGACTGGAGCTGGTGCGGTTGAGAGAGCCCGCCGGAGTCGGCAGGTGGCGCGAGCGCGCCGTCGCCGACGAACTGATCGGCTGCGCCGAGAGCCGCGGTGCTGCCGTGCTGGCGGTCGGCTCCCGCGGGCGGTCGGCCACCCGTGAGGTGCTGCTGGGCAGTGTCGCGCTCGCGGCGGTTCACCGCTCGCGACGACCGGTACTGGTGGTCCACGGGTGA
- a CDS encoding ATP-binding protein codes for MSTCDIAELRGLFLFEKLTDAQLSRLCADATVQTFPAGPLCREGDLAEYFYVLLDGEIALSKRSGDREIEIWRAADPGVYCGAWSAFLLDPDLTYENNATLTRPSRLLVLDAATLGNFLVSEFSMATHLLIGHSHGRFHAHRIVDPHDRLVQLGQLTAGLTHELNNPAAAAVRAANSLRSQLAARRRADRPDEALAELEDRVAELAGKPKDLTSVQKSDLEDALGQWLTDRGVTDAWAHAATFVEAGLDIDSLERIATAPCSGTGQLDTVIRRLAGTAETELLLSEISDATARISSLVNKVKQYTQLDRAPFDVADVHELLDSTLTMFSHRLGDAVTVVRDYDLGLPELPCNPAELNQVWTNLIDNALDALADQPSGVLTLRTRRVQDTVRVEVCDNGPGIPADVLTRVFDPFFTTKPFGEGTGLGLDIAARIADRHLGTLWAESTPGDTRFITSLPL; via the coding sequence TTGTCGACCTGTGACATCGCGGAGCTGCGCGGGTTGTTCCTGTTCGAGAAACTCACCGACGCGCAGCTGAGCAGGCTGTGTGCCGACGCCACGGTGCAGACGTTCCCCGCGGGACCGCTGTGCCGGGAGGGGGACCTCGCCGAGTACTTCTACGTGCTCCTCGACGGCGAGATCGCCCTGTCGAAACGGTCCGGCGATCGCGAGATCGAGATCTGGCGGGCAGCGGATCCCGGCGTGTACTGCGGCGCGTGGTCGGCGTTCCTGCTCGACCCCGACCTGACCTACGAGAACAACGCGACGCTGACCCGCCCGTCGCGCCTGCTCGTGCTCGATGCCGCCACGTTGGGCAATTTCCTGGTGTCCGAGTTCTCGATGGCGACGCACCTCCTGATCGGGCACTCGCACGGCCGGTTCCACGCCCACCGCATCGTCGATCCCCACGACCGGCTCGTCCAGCTGGGCCAGCTCACCGCGGGACTGACGCACGAGCTGAACAATCCGGCGGCCGCGGCGGTGCGCGCGGCCAACAGCCTGCGCTCCCAGCTCGCCGCGCGCCGCCGGGCCGACCGGCCCGACGAGGCGCTGGCCGAACTGGAGGACAGGGTGGCCGAGCTGGCCGGCAAACCGAAAGACCTGACCTCGGTGCAGAAATCAGATCTGGAGGACGCGCTGGGCCAGTGGCTGACGGACCGCGGCGTCACCGACGCGTGGGCGCACGCCGCGACGTTCGTCGAGGCCGGACTGGACATCGACTCGCTGGAGCGCATCGCCACCGCACCGTGCAGCGGGACGGGACAGCTCGACACGGTCATCCGCCGGCTGGCCGGAACCGCCGAGACCGAACTGCTGCTGAGCGAGATCTCCGACGCGACCGCGCGCATCTCGTCACTGGTGAACAAGGTCAAGCAGTACACCCAGCTCGACCGGGCGCCGTTCGACGTCGCCGATGTCCACGAACTTCTGGACTCGACCCTGACGATGTTCTCCCACCGGCTCGGCGACGCGGTGACCGTGGTGCGCGACTACGACCTCGGCCTGCCGGAACTGCCGTGCAACCCGGCAGAGCTCAACCAGGTGTGGACGAACCTGATCGACAACGCGCTCGACGCGCTCGCCGATCAGCCGTCCGGCGTGCTGACCCTCCGCACCCGCCGCGTCCAGGACACTGTGCGCGTCGAGGTGTGCGACAACGGGCCCGGCATCCCCGCCGACGTCCTGACCAGGGTATTCGACCCGTTCTTCACCACCAAACCGTTCGGTGAGGGCACCGGACTCGGTCTGGACATCGCCGCCCGCATCGCCGACCGGCACCTCGGCACCCTCTGGGCGGAATCAACGCCCGGCGATACGCGTTTCATTACTTCACTGCCTCTTTAG
- a CDS encoding FAD-dependent oxidoreductase: protein MTGPEHQPRKPVILTVDDDPAVSRAVARDLRRHYGEKFRIVRAESGPDALETLNELKLRGETVAVFVADYRMPQMSGIEFLEAAMDIFPMARRVLLTAYADTHAAIDAINVVDLDHYLLKPWDPPEEKLYPVIDALIDAWRSTGDRAIPHTKIIGHPWNARSSEVREFLARNRLYYTWFRSDESRGAQLLEAAGQDGLTLPVVITEQGETLVDPTDAELAATLGLTTTPSGDFYDLVVIGGGPAGLAAAVYGASEGLKTVLIERTATGGQAGQSSRIENYLGFPDGLSGAQLAERARRQAEKFEAELITAAEVVRLEVDGSARTVHLSDGRTIGARAVILAMGVEYRQLSAEGCADLTGAGVYYGATASVAADCDDDEVYVIGGANSAGQAAMYLARTAKSVTIVSRRTLEDSMSHYLIQQIRAQDNIKELPHTVVHAVNGNGHLEGICLENTRTRERETFPCGRMFIFIGAEPRTDWLDGVVVRDDHGFILAGPDLREISGWTLDRPPHHLESSVPGVFVAGDVRAESAKRVAAAVGEGSMAVMLVHRYLAET from the coding sequence ATGACTGGACCTGAGCACCAGCCCCGCAAGCCTGTGATCTTGACCGTCGACGACGACCCCGCGGTGTCCCGCGCGGTCGCGCGGGATCTCCGCCGCCACTACGGCGAGAAGTTCCGCATCGTGCGCGCCGAGTCGGGCCCGGACGCGCTGGAGACCCTCAACGAGCTCAAATTGCGGGGCGAGACGGTGGCGGTGTTCGTCGCCGACTACCGGATGCCGCAGATGAGCGGCATCGAGTTCCTCGAAGCGGCGATGGACATCTTCCCGATGGCGCGCCGCGTGCTGCTGACCGCCTACGCCGACACCCACGCGGCGATCGACGCGATCAACGTCGTGGACCTGGACCACTACCTGCTCAAGCCGTGGGACCCGCCGGAGGAGAAGCTCTACCCGGTGATCGACGCGCTGATAGACGCCTGGCGCTCCACCGGGGACCGGGCGATCCCGCACACCAAGATCATCGGGCACCCGTGGAACGCGCGGTCGTCGGAGGTGCGCGAGTTCCTGGCCCGCAATCGCCTGTACTACACCTGGTTCCGGTCAGACGAGAGCAGAGGCGCCCAGCTGCTGGAGGCCGCGGGCCAGGACGGGCTGACGCTGCCGGTGGTGATCACCGAGCAGGGCGAGACGCTCGTCGATCCCACCGACGCCGAACTGGCCGCCACCCTCGGGCTGACCACCACCCCGTCCGGGGACTTCTACGACCTGGTCGTGATCGGCGGCGGTCCCGCCGGTCTGGCCGCCGCGGTCTACGGCGCGTCGGAGGGCCTCAAGACGGTGCTCATCGAGCGCACCGCGACCGGCGGGCAGGCCGGCCAGAGTTCCCGCATCGAGAACTACCTCGGCTTCCCTGACGGCCTGTCCGGCGCGCAGCTGGCCGAACGGGCGCGCAGGCAGGCCGAGAAGTTCGAGGCCGAGCTGATCACCGCCGCTGAGGTGGTCCGGCTGGAGGTGGACGGCAGCGCGCGCACCGTGCACCTGTCCGACGGCCGCACCATCGGCGCCCGCGCGGTGATCCTCGCGATGGGCGTCGAGTACCGGCAGCTGTCCGCCGAGGGCTGCGCGGACCTCACCGGCGCCGGGGTGTACTACGGCGCGACGGCGTCGGTGGCCGCCGACTGTGACGACGACGAGGTGTACGTGATCGGCGGTGCGAACTCGGCCGGGCAGGCCGCGATGTACCTGGCGCGCACCGCGAAGTCGGTGACGATCGTCAGCAGGCGCACGCTGGAGGACTCGATGTCGCACTACCTGATCCAGCAGATCAGGGCGCAGGACAACATCAAGGAACTGCCCCACACCGTGGTGCACGCGGTCAACGGCAACGGCCACCTCGAAGGCATCTGTCTGGAGAACACCCGGACCCGTGAGCGCGAGACGTTCCCGTGCGGGCGGATGTTCATCTTCATCGGCGCCGAACCGCGCACCGACTGGCTCGACGGCGTCGTGGTGCGCGACGACCACGGCTTCATCCTGGCCGGCCCGGACCTGCGTGAAATCAGCGGATGGACGCTGGACCGTCCGCCGCACCACCTGGAGTCCAGCGTGCCCGGGGTGTTCGTCGCCGGCGACGTCCGTGCCGAGTCCGCCAAGCGGGTGGCCGCGGCGGTCGGCGAGGGGTCCATGGCCGTCATGCTCGTGCACCGCTACCTGGCCGAGACGTAG
- a CDS encoding HPF/RaiA family ribosome-associated protein, whose amino-acid sequence MNRPPGVDVDVTTHGEFPGADEYVQAKIGGLARLARRPIIRARVRLTRHQDPAVAQPVIAQANLDVGGRQVRAQVTADSAREAVDALESRLRRRLEHLTEHWDARKGHGAAPPWRHDDKPGRGPQVATGAGPEPRIVRRKSYAMAPCTLDEAVTEMELLDYDFHLFTESGSGTAAVVYRDGPAGYRAALVAPSVADALAPHQGRVTVSTQPLPCLREQDALERLALLDRPFLFFVDAAQGRVGVLYRRYDGDYGLITPAGPS is encoded by the coding sequence GTGAACCGCCCCCCGGGCGTCGACGTCGACGTCACGACCCACGGCGAGTTCCCGGGCGCCGACGAGTATGTGCAGGCCAAGATCGGCGGCCTGGCCCGGCTGGCGCGGCGCCCGATCATACGGGCGCGGGTCCGGTTGACCCGCCACCAGGACCCGGCCGTCGCGCAACCGGTGATCGCGCAGGCCAACCTCGACGTGGGCGGCCGGCAGGTGCGCGCCCAGGTGACCGCGGACTCCGCACGCGAGGCCGTTGACGCGCTGGAATCGCGGCTGCGCCGCCGGCTGGAACATCTCACCGAGCACTGGGACGCGCGGAAGGGTCACGGTGCGGCGCCTCCGTGGCGACACGACGACAAGCCCGGCCGCGGCCCGCAGGTCGCCACCGGCGCGGGGCCCGAACCCAGGATCGTCCGCCGCAAGTCCTACGCGATGGCGCCGTGCACGCTCGACGAAGCGGTCACCGAGATGGAACTGCTCGATTACGACTTCCACTTGTTCACTGAAAGCGGTTCGGGCACAGCGGCTGTCGTGTACAGAGACGGCCCGGCCGGATACCGGGCCGCGCTGGTGGCGCCCTCGGTCGCCGACGCGCTCGCCCCGCATCAGGGCCGGGTCACGGTCAGCACGCAGCCGCTGCCCTGCCTGCGCGAGCAGGACGCGCTCGAACGGCTCGCCCTGCTCGACCGCCCGTTCCTGTTCTTCGTCGATGCCGCGCAGGGCCGGGTCGGTGTCCTGTACCGGCGCTACGACGGCGACTACGGGTTGATCACCCCGGCCGGGCCGTCCTGA
- a CDS encoding alcohol dehydrogenase catalytic domain-containing protein, translating into MHAMVYEGPGRRSWQTVPDPEIRHAGDAIVRVDAVTICGTDLHILKGDVPEVETGRILGHEAVGTVTATGSAVQTLSPGDRVLVSCVSACGACRYCRQGHYGQCLGGGGWILGRYIDGTQAEYVRVPFADNSTHKVPAGVSDEQMIVLADILPTSYEVGVLAGTVTPGDVVAIVGAGPIGLAAILTAKLYSPSHIVAIDLADARLDAARALGADLTVNSRIQSAREIIDDVTAGLGADVVMEAVGVPDTFEEAVRLVRPGGHVANIGVHGAPATLHLEQIWSKNLTITTGLVDTFSTPTLIGLVASGRLDTTPMVTHRFTMDEFDTAYQVFSDAAHSGALKVLLTATT; encoded by the coding sequence ATGCACGCGATGGTGTACGAGGGGCCCGGACGGCGCTCCTGGCAGACGGTCCCCGATCCGGAGATCCGGCACGCCGGTGATGCGATCGTCCGCGTCGACGCGGTGACGATCTGCGGCACCGATCTGCACATCCTCAAAGGCGATGTGCCGGAGGTGGAAACGGGCCGGATCCTGGGCCACGAGGCGGTCGGCACCGTGACCGCGACCGGGTCCGCCGTGCAGACGCTGTCACCCGGTGACCGGGTGCTGGTGTCCTGCGTCAGTGCCTGCGGCGCATGCCGGTACTGCAGGCAGGGGCACTACGGCCAGTGTCTGGGCGGAGGGGGATGGATCCTGGGACGCTACATCGACGGCACCCAGGCCGAGTACGTCCGGGTGCCGTTCGCCGACAACTCCACCCACAAGGTGCCCGCCGGGGTCAGCGACGAGCAGATGATCGTGCTGGCCGACATCCTTCCCACCTCCTACGAGGTCGGTGTGCTCGCCGGCACCGTCACCCCCGGGGACGTGGTCGCGATCGTCGGCGCCGGCCCGATCGGTCTGGCGGCCATTCTCACCGCGAAGCTGTACAGCCCCAGCCACATCGTGGCGATCGACCTCGCCGACGCCCGGTTGGATGCGGCGCGCGCGCTGGGGGCCGATCTCACCGTGAACTCCCGAATCCAGTCGGCCCGCGAGATCATCGACGACGTGACCGCAGGGCTCGGCGCCGACGTCGTGATGGAGGCCGTCGGCGTGCCCGACACCTTCGAGGAGGCGGTCCGCCTGGTGCGCCCCGGCGGGCACGTCGCCAACATCGGGGTGCACGGCGCCCCGGCCACACTGCATCTCGAGCAGATCTGGAGCAAGAACCTGACCATCACCACCGGCCTGGTCGACACCTTCTCCACACCCACGTTGATCGGGCTGGTCGCCTCCGGCCGCCTCGACACCACACCGATGGTCACCCACCGATTCACCATGGACGAATTCGACACGGCCTACCAGGTTTTCAGCGACGCTGCGCACTCCGGTGCGTTGAAGGTCCTGCTGACGGCGACCACGTGA